The genomic stretch GTGCGGTTTTTTCTTTCTGGGGGACTTTTTTATTTCTTTGCGCATGTTCCCACCGTGGTTGATCAATATTTGAGCGTTTTTCACAATACTAGGCTCCCTACTGTTTTGACAAGACGACCATCGTTATCCAGACCGAAGCCGAGCTGTTCGTAAATTGGCACTGCTCCCTGGAATGGCTCTTGAGCCTCGATCAAACTGCTGCCAATGATGCGGGCGTATTGCTCAATAGCCAGAACGGATAACGGTGCAACGCGGTTTTTCAATGGATGAGTTTCTCTTGGCCGCCCCTCCAGTCGTACGATTCGAATGCGTCGTCGACTTTTATTCGGGTTGGCAAAGCAAAGTCCGCACAGTTCAGATTCAAACCAGATTGCGATGTCGAGAGCGAGAGGTTCGCGTGCTTTCCATCCAATGACGTCTACCCATGAAAAGTGCGGGCTCTCCCAACATTCAAAAGCGCTCAGCGCCAACGAGTCGATAGGTTCGAAACGTACTTTCGATAGGTCAAGAGTTGTGGGGCCAGCCATCTCCAGATCAATCTGGAGTTGAGTAGTGGCAGCGCGGGCAAGTTTTCTTGCCTGCGACTTGTACAACTGATACCGCAGATGATTCCGTTCCCTTGGCATGTGATCTCGCGCATTCCATATCCCCATCAATGGTCGTTGCAATTGCAAACGAGCCTATGCGCCAGCCCTCAGCCTGTCGCTACTGGCCCTTTGTCCAACTCATTGCAATCCATGTCGCAGGCTGGTTATAGTCGGCGCTCGTGAGTTCTACGGCTCACCTTTCAACCCTTCAAAAAAGATCAGCCCAATGCCTGCATCCCTCATCAACGCGGTAGTCGATTCAGCGGTCAACGCTGGCGTCGTGCCGTGCGGGAATCAGCAGCCTGTGCAGATCAGTCATTACCCCCCACCTGTCAGTAGCACGCCGGTGTGCGCAGTCGTATCACCGCCGGGCGTTGGCGTTTCGGGCTGATCAGCGTTTTCTGCTGACCCCTGTGCCCGCCTGAAAAAACCTACTGAATTTCAGCTTCGGCTGAGTTGGCTATTTGCCTGACTACAGGTGGTATTCATGTTTGTCCTTTCGAAAAAGTCCGCGCTCGCGGCGGCGTCCACGATCCTGTTCGTTCTGCTGTGGAGCAGCGGGGCGATCTTCTCCAAGTGGGGGCTGGCCCACGCTTCGCCCTTTGCCTTTCTGCTGATCCGTTTTGTGATTGCCCTGTTCGGGCTGGTGCTGCTGGTGCTGCTGGTGCCGTTGCTCAAGCTGAAACTGCCCAAGGGTGGCAGGCCGATGCTGTATGCGATGGCCACCGGGCTGGTGTTGTTGGGGGCTTACCAGATCTTCTATCTGCTGGCACTGGACCTGAAGGTCACCCCCGGCGTGATGGCCACCATCATGGGTGTGCAACCGATTCTCACGGTGGTGATCATGGAGCGCCAGCGCTCGGCGAGCCGCATTTTCGGCCTGGCGCTGGGATTGGCCGGTCTGATCATGGTGGTTTACCAGGGCATTGGCCTGGCCGGGATGTCGCTGGCGGGGATGCTGTTCGGACTGCTGGCGCTGGCTAGCATGACGTTTGGCTCGATCATGCAGAAGCGCATCATCGACAATCCTCTCGGCACGCTGCCGGTGCAGTATCTGGCGGGGCTGTTGTTGTGCGGGATCTTCGTGCCGTTCCAGCCTTTTCACTTCGAGCACAGTGCCGGTTTCATCGTGCCGGTGTTGTGGATGGGACTGGTGGTATCGGTGCTGGCGACCTTGCTGCTGTACCGCCTGATCGCCCGGGGCAATCTGGTGAATGTCACCAGTCTGTTCTATCTGGTGCCGGCGGTGACGGCGGTGATGGATTATCTGATCTTCGGCAATCGCCTGGCGACGTTGAGCGTGTTGGGGATGCTGTTGATCATCGTCGGTCTGGTATTTGTCTTCCGTAAATCGGCATAAGAAACGCGCATGAAAAAGGCCCGGGAGGAAACTCCCGGGCCTTTTTACATCTGCCGATCAGCGAGTCGCGACTTCTACCGGTTTCACCGCCGCCGGCTTCAACACCAGCCACAGCGCAATCGCGATCAATACCCCGCCATACACGTGGGCCATCGACAGCGGTTCATCGAGAAACAACGCGCCCCACAGCACGCCAAACGGCGGGATCATGAAGGTCACCGTCATCGATTTCACCGGCCCGATGGAGCTCAGCAGACGGAAGTAAATGATGTAGGCAAACGCGGTGCAACCCAGGCCCAGGCCCAGCAGTGACAGCCAGACATTCCAGCCGCCCCAGCTCACCGGCGGCTGGGTAATGACGCTGTAGCCGAACAGCGGCAACAGGAACAGTGTCGCGCCAAGCATGCTGCCCAACGCCGAAAGACGGCTGTCGAGCCCGCCGGCCTGATCCAGCCAGCGACGGGCGAGGAATCCGGCGAAGCCGTAGCAGGTCGTTGCGAGCAGGCAGGCAACAGCGCCCATCAACAGTGGCAGGTCGAACGCAACGGGGCCTGCACGCGTCAGCACGCCCACGCCGAGCAGGCCAAGGAAAACCCCGGCCAGTTTGGCCACCGTGAGTTTTTCACTGAAGAACAGCCCGCCGATCAACACGCCCATCAGCGGCGTGGTGGCATTGAAGATTGCGGAGTAACCGGCCGGCAGTACTTGCGCGGCAACGGAATACAGGGTGGCTGGAACACCGGAGTTGATGACGCCCAGCATCATCACGGTCTTGAGTTTGCCTTTGAAATCCCAGCTGATGCGCATCAGACCGAGGATCACCAGCAAACCGACCGCCGCGATCGAGACCCGGAAAAAACCGGTCGGAACGGTGCCGACGACAGGGGCGATGATGCGCATGAACAGGAAACTCGCACCCCAGATCGCAGCCAGCGACAACATGCGGAAAATATCGACAGGGCTCACGGGCAACTCCTTCCTTGATGGGGACGAGAGTGTTGCCGAGCGCCCTGACGATGGCAACCGCTAAACGGGCATTTAATTTTCCCGTCAGAGCACGAAGCGCGTCACCAGGCCGTTCAGGTCGACGGCCAGGCGCGACAATTCCTGACTGGCGGCAGACGTCTGGGTCGCACCGGCGGCGGTCTGGGTCGACAGGTCGCGGATGGTCACCAGGTTTTCGTCGACTTCCCGGGCCACCAGCGCCTGTTGTTCGGCGGCGCTGGCGATCACCAGGTTGCGCTGGTTGATCTGCGAAATCGACGCGGTGATTTTCTCCAGTGCATGGCCCGCGCTGTTGGCTCGGCGCAGGGTCTGGCTGGCCTGTTCGGCGCTGCTTTGCAACGCGCCGACTGTGGCGCCGGTGCCTTGCTGGATGCTGCTGATCATCAGCTCGATTTCTTCGGTGGAATTTTGCGTGCGTTGCGCCAGCGAGCGAACCTCGTCGGCGACCACCGCAAACCCGCGTCCTGCCTCGCCGGCCCGCGCCGCTTCAATGGCGGCGTTGAGTGCCAGCAGGTTGGTCTGCCCGGCGATGCCGCGAATCACTTCCAGCACCTTGCTGATGTCCTGAGCCTGGGTCGCGAGGCCCTCGGCCTGTTCGGACGCACCGAGCACGGCACTGACCAGTTCCTGAATCGAGTTGATGGTCTCGCTGACCTGCACATGCCCGTGCTTGCTGTCCTCGTTCGAGGCTTCGGACGCTTCGGCACTGGACACTGCATTGGCCGCGACTTCATCCACCGCCGTGCT from Pseudomonas allokribbensis encodes the following:
- a CDS encoding DMT family transporter gives rise to the protein MFVLSKKSALAAASTILFVLLWSSGAIFSKWGLAHASPFAFLLIRFVIALFGLVLLVLLVPLLKLKLPKGGRPMLYAMATGLVLLGAYQIFYLLALDLKVTPGVMATIMGVQPILTVVIMERQRSASRIFGLALGLAGLIMVVYQGIGLAGMSLAGMLFGLLALASMTFGSIMQKRIIDNPLGTLPVQYLAGLLLCGIFVPFQPFHFEHSAGFIVPVLWMGLVVSVLATLLLYRLIARGNLVNVTSLFYLVPAVTAVMDYLIFGNRLATLSVLGMLLIIVGLVFVFRKSA
- a CDS encoding DMT family transporter; this encodes MSPVDIFRMLSLAAIWGASFLFMRIIAPVVGTVPTGFFRVSIAAVGLLVILGLMRISWDFKGKLKTVMMLGVINSGVPATLYSVAAQVLPAGYSAIFNATTPLMGVLIGGLFFSEKLTVAKLAGVFLGLLGVGVLTRAGPVAFDLPLLMGAVACLLATTCYGFAGFLARRWLDQAGGLDSRLSALGSMLGATLFLLPLFGYSVITQPPVSWGGWNVWLSLLGLGLGCTAFAYIIYFRLLSSIGPVKSMTVTFMIPPFGVLWGALFLDEPLSMAHVYGGVLIAIALWLVLKPAAVKPVEVATR